A part of Arthrobacter dokdonellae genomic DNA contains:
- a CDS encoding cation:proton antiporter codes for MDPTTLSLIQLGVVFFALGFLGRMAGRIGMSPVPLYLLGGLAFGHGGLIDFGSINDFAHIASEIGVILLLLMLGLEYTARELVTGLRQSWMAGLLDLVLNMAPGVAVAFMLGWGPVGALVMAGITYSSSSGIVAKVLGDLGRLGNRETPVVLAILVIEDLAMAAYLPILTAVLAGVSFLGGLTAVGISLAVITAVLLGALRYGHIVSNVLESPDRESFLLKLLGAALLVAGVASALQVSAAVGAFLLGIAISGGTAQNASRVLEPLRDLFAAMFFVLFGLNTDPHSIPPVLGFALLLAVVSAATKVVTGWWAARRQGIATLGQARAGAALIARGEFSIVIAGLAVASGAVPKELAALATTYVLIMAVFGPVAARYVEPLVRLFQGKKAAGKEPEVIF; via the coding sequence GTGGATCCAACCACCCTTTCCCTCATCCAGCTTGGCGTTGTGTTTTTCGCGCTGGGCTTTCTGGGAAGGATGGCCGGACGCATCGGCATGTCACCGGTGCCGCTGTACCTCTTGGGCGGCCTGGCCTTTGGGCACGGTGGGCTCATCGACTTTGGCAGCATTAACGATTTTGCGCACATCGCCAGCGAGATCGGCGTCATCCTGCTGCTGCTCATGCTCGGCCTGGAATATACGGCCCGCGAGCTGGTCACCGGTCTGCGCCAGTCCTGGATGGCAGGCCTGCTGGACCTGGTGCTGAACATGGCGCCGGGCGTGGCCGTGGCGTTCATGCTCGGCTGGGGTCCGGTGGGCGCCCTGGTCATGGCCGGCATCACCTACAGCTCTTCCTCCGGGATCGTTGCCAAGGTGCTGGGCGATCTGGGCCGGCTCGGCAACCGGGAAACGCCCGTGGTGCTGGCCATCCTCGTGATCGAGGACCTGGCCATGGCCGCCTACCTCCCCATCCTGACGGCAGTCCTCGCCGGGGTGTCCTTCCTGGGCGGGTTGACCGCCGTCGGCATTTCCCTGGCCGTCATTACGGCGGTCCTCCTGGGTGCCCTGCGGTACGGGCACATTGTCTCCAACGTCCTGGAAAGTCCGGACCGGGAATCGTTCCTGCTGAAGCTGCTGGGCGCTGCCCTGCTCGTGGCGGGCGTTGCGTCGGCCCTGCAGGTTTCCGCCGCCGTGGGGGCGTTCCTGCTGGGAATCGCCATTTCCGGCGGCACCGCGCAGAACGCCTCCCGGGTGCTCGAACCCCTGCGGGACCTCTTTGCCGCCATGTTCTTTGTGTTGTTCGGCCTGAACACCGATCCCCATTCCATCCCGCCCGTGCTGGGTTTTGCGCTGCTCCTGGCCGTGGTTTCCGCGGCAACGAAGGTGGTCACGGGCTGGTGGGCGGCCCGCCGGCAGGGCATCGCCACCCTGGGGCAGGCGCGTGCCGGTGCCGCGCTCATAGCCCGTGGCGAGTTCTCCATTGTTATTGCCGGGCTGGCCGTGGCCTCCGGCGCCGTGCCGAAGGAATTGGCCGCCCTGGCCACCACCTACGTGCTGATCATGGCCGTGTTCGGGCCCGTGGCCGCCCGCTACGTGGAGCCGCTGGTCCGCCTCTTTCAGGGCAAGAAGGCCGCCGGGAAGGAACCGGAGGTCATCTTTTAG
- a CDS encoding N(5)-(carboxyethyl)ornithine synthase, whose amino-acid sequence MTAAGTGLRLGVLGTSRKPDERRAPIHPEHLLRIDADIRAGMVVEEGYGAQFGVSDAALGKLVGAVAPRQDVVAGSDVVLLPKPQASDLAELRDGQVLWGWPHCVQDRAITQLAIDKKLTLIAFEAMNHWGSDGGFGLHVFHKNNELAGYSSIMHSLALIGSTGDYGRRLKAVVIGFGATARGAVTALSALGVHDVQVLTSRSVAAVASPIHSAEMVQFDFAPDPPHTGFVMLDDGDAPLAAFLAEADIVVNCTLQDPNAPMTYLAEDDLAGFRPGSLIVDVSCDEGMGFSWARSTSFAHPVFTVGDHVNYYAVDHSPSYLWNSATWEISGAVLPFLEPVLAGPSAWEGNETIRRAIEIRDGVIGNPAILQFQRRQAGYPHLPLG is encoded by the coding sequence ATGACCGCCGCAGGCACCGGGTTGCGGCTCGGCGTCCTGGGGACGTCGCGCAAGCCTGACGAGCGCCGGGCCCCCATCCACCCTGAGCACCTTCTCCGCATCGATGCGGACATCCGGGCCGGCATGGTGGTCGAGGAAGGCTACGGCGCCCAGTTCGGCGTTTCGGACGCCGCCCTGGGCAAACTGGTCGGCGCCGTGGCGCCACGCCAAGACGTGGTGGCAGGCTCCGACGTCGTGCTCTTGCCCAAGCCTCAGGCCTCCGACCTGGCGGAGCTGAGGGACGGCCAGGTGCTGTGGGGGTGGCCACATTGCGTGCAGGACCGCGCCATCACCCAGCTGGCCATTGACAAGAAACTCACCTTGATTGCCTTTGAGGCCATGAACCATTGGGGGTCCGACGGCGGTTTTGGGCTGCATGTTTTCCACAAGAACAACGAGCTTGCCGGGTATTCGTCGATCATGCATTCGCTGGCGCTGATCGGCTCCACCGGTGACTACGGGCGCCGGCTCAAGGCGGTGGTCATTGGCTTCGGCGCCACGGCCCGGGGCGCTGTCACGGCGCTGAGCGCCTTGGGCGTCCACGACGTCCAGGTGCTGACCAGCCGCAGCGTGGCTGCCGTGGCCTCCCCCATCCACTCCGCCGAGATGGTGCAGTTCGATTTCGCCCCGGATCCTCCCCACACCGGCTTCGTCATGCTCGACGACGGCGACGCACCGCTGGCCGCGTTCCTCGCCGAGGCGGACATCGTGGTCAACTGCACGCTGCAGGACCCGAACGCGCCCATGACGTATCTGGCCGAGGACGACCTGGCGGGTTTCCGGCCCGGCAGCCTGATTGTCGATGTCTCCTGCGACGAGGGCATGGGCTTCAGCTGGGCCCGCAGCACCAGCTTTGCCCACCCCGTGTTTACCGTCGGGGACCACGTCAACTACTACGCAGTGGACCACAGCCCCTCCTACCTGTGGAATTCGGCCACCTGGGAAATCAGCGGGGCCGTGCTGCCGTTCCTCGAACCGGTCCTCGCCGGCCCGTCGGCGTGGGAGGGCAATGAGACCATCCGGCGCGCCATTGAAATCCGCGACGGCGTCATCGGCAACCCCGCCATCCTCCAGTTCCAGCGGCGCCAGGCAGGCTACCCGCACCTGCCCCTGGGGTAG
- a CDS encoding VOC family protein: MEQASIRYIVDDVDAAIGFYVGQLGFAEVMHPAPGFAMLSRGTLRLLLSAPGATDASGAPGGGGRALADGTLPTPGGWNRFSLEVEDVAVQAARLEAAGVVLRSGVVNGVGGRQVLVEDPSGNLIELFEPTLPAAG; this comes from the coding sequence ATGGAACAAGCCAGCATCCGGTACATCGTGGACGATGTCGATGCCGCCATCGGGTTTTACGTGGGGCAGCTGGGTTTTGCGGAGGTGATGCACCCTGCCCCGGGATTTGCCATGTTGTCCCGCGGGACCCTGCGGCTGCTGCTCAGCGCGCCCGGTGCCACCGATGCCAGCGGCGCTCCCGGCGGAGGCGGCCGGGCGCTGGCCGACGGCACGCTTCCGACGCCGGGCGGCTGGAACCGGTTCTCCCTCGAGGTGGAAGACGTGGCCGTGCAGGCGGCACGGCTGGAAGCGGCCGGGGTGGTCCTGCGGTCCGGGGTGGTCAATGGGGTGGGCGGCCGGCAGGTGCTCGTGGAAGACCCCTCCGGCAACCTGATTGAACTGTTTGAGCCGACGCTGCCCGCCGCCGGATAA
- a CDS encoding very short patch repair endonuclease, giving the protein MVDSLTRDQRHRVMANIKGKDTKPEMLVRRLLFGQGYRYRLHVAGLPGTPDIVFSGRRKAIFVNGCFWHSHSCPNGTRKPLTNPEFWDAKRTRTVARDAQALILLDELGWGTYTVWECQLKAPDDVAGALFSFLGPPRQDRLPES; this is encoded by the coding sequence ATGGTTGATTCATTGACCCGGGACCAGCGCCACAGGGTCATGGCGAACATCAAGGGCAAGGACACCAAGCCGGAAATGCTGGTCCGCCGGCTGCTTTTCGGACAGGGCTACCGCTACCGGCTTCATGTAGCGGGGCTGCCGGGCACACCGGACATCGTCTTTAGCGGCCGCCGCAAGGCCATCTTCGTCAACGGATGTTTTTGGCACTCGCATTCATGCCCGAACGGCACCCGCAAACCCCTGACGAACCCTGAATTTTGGGACGCGAAGCGGACCCGGACCGTGGCGCGTGACGCCCAGGCACTCATCCTCCTTGACGAGCTGGGGTGGGGCACCTACACCGTATGGGAATGCCAGCTGAAAGCCCCGGACGATGTGGCCGGTGCCTTGTTCAGCTTTCTGGGACCACCACGGCAGGACAGGCTGCCGGAAAGTTAA
- a CDS encoding fatty acid desaturase family protein, with protein sequence MPNSINPVVETYSALLKSVRAAGLMRRRRTFYVTLFIVLLLALGAAGTGFVLLGRTWFQLLIAAVLGILFTQFAFLAHEAAHHQIFASGRVNDWSARIMGPLLVGMSYAMWVKKHTAHHQNPNTKGKDPDIHTGVIAFHEEGAATKHGLAAVFTRHQGTLLFPVILFLGFSLVLDSLKTLLGRRGVRYRYVEISLLVLRFGALLAVLLMMLPWDMALAFVGVQMAVFGFYMGASFAPNHKGMPVLEAGSRVDFLTRQVVTSRNIRGGFFMDTLLGGLNHQVEHHLFPDMARPELRRSNELVRQACKRNGIPFTETSLLQSYAAVVAYLNRVGLTAVDPFECPLVRQYR encoded by the coding sequence ATGCCAAACTCCATCAACCCGGTCGTTGAAACTTACTCCGCCTTGCTGAAGTCGGTACGGGCGGCGGGGCTGATGCGCCGTCGTCGTACGTTCTACGTGACGCTCTTCATTGTCCTGCTGCTGGCGCTGGGAGCTGCCGGCACCGGTTTCGTCCTGCTGGGCCGGACCTGGTTCCAGCTGCTGATCGCCGCCGTGTTGGGCATCCTGTTCACCCAGTTCGCGTTTCTGGCGCATGAGGCCGCACACCACCAGATCTTTGCCTCCGGGCGTGTGAACGACTGGTCCGCACGGATCATGGGCCCGCTGCTGGTCGGCATGAGCTATGCGATGTGGGTGAAAAAACATACCGCCCACCACCAAAACCCCAACACGAAGGGCAAGGACCCGGACATCCACACGGGCGTCATAGCGTTCCACGAGGAGGGCGCGGCAACCAAGCACGGCCTGGCCGCCGTGTTCACCCGGCACCAGGGCACGCTGCTGTTCCCGGTGATCCTGTTCCTCGGCTTCAGTCTGGTCCTGGACTCACTCAAGACCCTGCTGGGCCGCCGCGGCGTGCGGTACCGCTACGTGGAGATCAGCCTGCTGGTGCTGCGGTTTGGCGCCCTGCTCGCCGTGCTCCTGATGATGCTGCCCTGGGACATGGCGCTGGCGTTCGTGGGCGTGCAGATGGCCGTGTTCGGTTTCTACATGGGGGCGTCATTCGCCCCGAACCATAAGGGCATGCCTGTTCTGGAGGCGGGCAGCCGGGTGGATTTCCTGACGCGGCAGGTGGTGACGAGCAGGAACATTCGCGGCGGATTTTTCATGGATACGCTGTTGGGCGGGTTGAACCACCAGGTGGAGCACCACCTGTTCCCGGACATGGCCCGGCCGGAGTTGCGCCGCAGCAATGAACTGGTCCGCCAAGCGTGCAAAAGGAACGGCATTCCGTTCACGGAAACGTCGCTTCTGCAGTCCTACGCGGCGGTGGTGGCCTACCTCAATCGGGTTGGACTGACGGCAGTAGATCCGTTTGAATGCCCGCTGGTGCGCCAATACCGTTGA
- a CDS encoding MFS transporter: MTPPPATLNSALTAPINLVATRPPWSQTFSSLKIRNYRVFASANLLAVIAVWMQRVAQDWMVLELSGSVTAVGITVFMQFIPSLVLMPLGGILADRYSKRLILMISQGSAGVLAAMMAVLALTGHLQVWHIYVIAFVLGLVVVADQPARQVFVNELVGPRQLRNAISLNSSIFQMGGMIGPAVSGILITAVGGGWAFAANAVACCITVCSLIFIRPQELVKMAPVKRSRGQLMEGVRYALAKPTIFWPAVMAGFFAVFGLSLAVLMAAYANNVFHAGPGGYGLLNTLVALGALAGALTSTRIAVLRLRTVMSAAGAYGVVLMVASLSPNMVTFGMVMVVAGFASLMFLTNANQLVQMSTNVLVRGRVMSLYIMVLIGGQALGGPLMGWLAEHLSVESAMLIAGAMPALAAATIGAVLARRGQLTLKVNLRSLRAPLYIAPRAIQ, translated from the coding sequence TTGACGCCGCCCCCAGCAACCCTGAATTCTGCCCTGACAGCGCCCATCAACCTCGTCGCCACGCGTCCGCCGTGGAGCCAGACCTTCTCCTCGCTCAAGATCCGCAACTACCGCGTATTTGCCTCCGCGAACCTGCTCGCCGTCATCGCGGTGTGGATGCAGCGTGTGGCACAGGACTGGATGGTGCTGGAACTCTCCGGCTCCGTCACGGCCGTGGGCATCACCGTCTTCATGCAGTTCATCCCCTCCCTGGTCCTCATGCCGTTGGGCGGAATCCTGGCCGACAGGTACTCGAAGCGGTTGATCCTCATGATCAGCCAGGGTTCGGCCGGCGTCCTCGCCGCCATGATGGCCGTCCTTGCCCTGACCGGGCACCTGCAGGTATGGCACATTTACGTGATCGCTTTCGTGTTGGGCCTGGTGGTGGTGGCGGACCAGCCCGCCCGTCAGGTCTTTGTCAATGAACTTGTCGGCCCCCGCCAGCTGCGCAATGCCATCAGCCTGAACTCCTCCATCTTCCAAATGGGCGGGATGATCGGCCCGGCCGTCAGCGGCATTCTCATCACGGCGGTGGGGGGCGGCTGGGCATTCGCCGCCAACGCCGTGGCATGCTGCATCACCGTCTGTTCGCTGATCTTTATCCGCCCGCAGGAACTCGTCAAGATGGCCCCGGTCAAGCGCTCCAGGGGTCAGCTGATGGAAGGCGTCCGCTACGCCCTCGCCAAGCCCACCATCTTCTGGCCGGCCGTCATGGCAGGGTTCTTCGCCGTCTTTGGCCTGAGCCTGGCCGTGCTCATGGCGGCCTACGCCAACAATGTGTTCCACGCCGGCCCCGGGGGTTACGGGCTGCTCAACACCCTCGTTGCGCTGGGCGCGCTGGCCGGCGCCCTCACCTCGACCCGGATTGCCGTCCTTCGGCTGCGCACGGTCATGTCCGCGGCCGGCGCCTACGGCGTGGTGCTCATGGTCGCCTCACTGTCACCAAACATGGTCACCTTTGGCATGGTGATGGTGGTGGCCGGCTTCGCCTCGTTGATGTTTCTGACCAATGCCAACCAGCTGGTGCAGATGTCGACCAACGTGCTGGTGCGCGGCCGGGTCATGAGCCTGTACATCATGGTCCTCATCGGCGGACAGGCGCTGGGCGGCCCGCTCATGGGGTGGCTCGCCGAACACCTGAGCGTCGAGTCGGCCATGCTGATCGCCGGGGCCATGCCCGCCCTGGCTGCAGCCACCATCGGAGCCGTCCTGGCGCGGCGCGGGCAGTTGACGCTCAAGGTCAACCTGCGCAGCCTGAGGGCGCCGCTGTATATTGCCCCCCGGGCGATCCAGTAG
- a CDS encoding LysR substrate-binding domain-containing protein produces MHDTPTFDPVQLKSFLAVAETRNFTRAAERLGISQPTVSQHVRKLEQAAKRVLVARDTRDVRLTDNGDAMAGFARTILAANDAATRYFSGAAMRGRLRFGTADDLAITGLPRILREFRQLYPQINLELTVSQSDQLHRRLKAGQLDLVFVKWVSGAQEGEVVKQDTFAWVGLEQTVLEPGSPVPVIVYPAPSLSRRLALDALEYAGRTWRITCSTKQISGVLAALRAGIGIAVMPTSLVPDDLKVITKRFDLPPVGDVDFTLIRNPLANTEVVDALTQAIMGRKLTPLSRR; encoded by the coding sequence ATGCATGACACACCCACGTTCGACCCGGTGCAGCTGAAGAGCTTTCTGGCAGTCGCCGAAACCCGGAACTTCACCCGGGCCGCAGAACGTCTGGGCATCAGCCAGCCGACGGTCAGCCAGCACGTCCGTAAGTTGGAGCAGGCGGCCAAGCGCGTACTGGTGGCCCGGGACACCCGCGATGTGCGCCTGACGGACAACGGCGATGCGATGGCCGGCTTCGCCCGCACCATCCTGGCCGCGAACGACGCCGCCACGCGCTACTTTTCCGGCGCGGCCATGCGGGGGCGGCTGCGCTTCGGCACGGCGGACGATCTCGCCATCACCGGCCTTCCCCGCATCCTTCGCGAGTTCCGACAGCTGTATCCACAGATCAACCTGGAGCTCACCGTCAGCCAAAGCGACCAACTGCACCGGCGGCTGAAGGCCGGCCAGTTGGATCTGGTATTCGTGAAGTGGGTGTCCGGTGCCCAGGAAGGCGAGGTGGTCAAGCAGGACACGTTCGCCTGGGTCGGGCTGGAACAAACAGTCCTGGAGCCCGGCTCTCCCGTCCCGGTCATCGTGTACCCTGCGCCCAGCCTGAGCCGCCGGTTGGCATTGGACGCGCTGGAGTACGCCGGGCGGACGTGGCGGATCACCTGTTCCACGAAGCAAATCAGCGGCGTGCTGGCGGCGCTAAGGGCCGGCATCGGCATCGCGGTCATGCCGACGTCGCTGGTCCCGGACGATCTCAAGGTCATCACCAAGCGCTTCGACCTGCCGCCCGTGGGTGACGTCGACTTCACGCTGATCCGCAACCCGCTCGCCAACACCGAGGTGGTGGATGCGCTGACGCAGGCCATCATGGGGCGCAAGCTCACCCCCCTCAGCCGGCGATAG
- the panD gene encoding aspartate 1-decarboxylase, with protein MNRTMFKSKIHRATVTHADLHYVGSVTVDADLLDAADILPGELVSIVDITNGARLETYTIAGERGSGVIGINGAAAHLVNVDDLVIMITYAQMSDAEARDYVPTVVHVDAGNKIVKLGTDPAEAVTEGLLRPAFAR; from the coding sequence ATGAACCGAACCATGTTTAAGTCCAAGATCCACCGTGCCACGGTGACCCACGCCGACCTGCACTACGTAGGCTCCGTCACCGTTGATGCGGATCTGCTGGACGCCGCGGACATCCTGCCCGGCGAGCTGGTCTCCATTGTGGACATCACCAACGGCGCCCGCCTGGAAACGTACACCATTGCGGGCGAGCGCGGCTCGGGCGTCATCGGCATCAACGGTGCCGCCGCACACCTGGTCAACGTGGATGACCTGGTCATCATGATCACCTACGCCCAAATGAGCGACGCCGAGGCCCGCGACTACGTGCCCACCGTGGTCCACGTGGACGCCGGGAACAAGATCGTGAAGCTGGGCACCGACCCGGCCGAGGCCGTCACCGAAGGCCTGCTCCGCCCCGCCTTCGCACGCTAA
- a CDS encoding NAD-dependent epimerase/dehydratase family protein yields MSVLPRKTVAVTGAHGKAGRAAVADFLAHGYNVLACDIAGPVGRNSDLGAPTMRADLTDYGQALQALTGADAVVHLANIPEPGMFPPAETLNRNTAMNHNVFLAAQALGLARVVWASSETTLGLPFADDGGTLRYAPVDEAHFPHPSSTYALSKVLSEAAAAQFAAWSGIPFVGLRLTNIFTEDDYARVPGFWADPMSRAWNLWGYVDARDVGAACRNAVEADSSGSENLIIAAADTVMDRPSAELLDEFFPELERRREVQGHETLLSIDAARRVIGYAPAHSWRDSR; encoded by the coding sequence ATGAGTGTCCTTCCCCGCAAGACCGTCGCCGTCACAGGTGCCCACGGCAAGGCCGGTCGCGCGGCGGTCGCTGACTTTCTGGCGCATGGATACAACGTCCTGGCCTGCGACATTGCCGGGCCGGTGGGCCGCAACTCGGATCTGGGCGCTCCCACGATGCGTGCCGACCTGACCGACTACGGTCAGGCGCTGCAGGCACTGACCGGCGCGGACGCCGTCGTCCATCTGGCCAACATTCCCGAGCCGGGCATGTTCCCGCCGGCCGAGACCCTCAACCGCAACACCGCCATGAACCACAACGTGTTCCTGGCCGCACAGGCGCTGGGGCTGGCCCGCGTGGTGTGGGCGTCGAGTGAGACCACGCTGGGCCTGCCGTTCGCGGACGACGGCGGGACCCTGCGCTATGCGCCCGTCGACGAGGCCCATTTCCCCCACCCTTCCTCAACGTATGCGCTCTCGAAGGTGCTGAGTGAGGCCGCTGCGGCCCAGTTTGCGGCGTGGTCCGGGATCCCGTTTGTGGGCCTGCGCCTGACCAACATCTTCACCGAGGATGACTATGCGCGGGTCCCCGGATTCTGGGCCGATCCCATGTCCCGGGCCTGGAACCTGTGGGGCTACGTGGACGCCCGTGACGTCGGTGCCGCCTGCCGCAACGCCGTCGAAGCCGACAGCAGCGGGAGCGAAAACCTGATCATTGCTGCCGCGGACACCGTCATGGATCGCCCGTCCGCTGAGCTGCTGGACGAATTCTTCCCGGAACTGGAGCGGCGGCGCGAGGTCCAAGGGCACGAAACGCTGTTGTCGATCGACGCGGCGCGCCGGGTGATCGGCTACGCGCCCGCGCACTCGTGGCGCGACAGCCGGTGA
- a CDS encoding AEC family transporter, producing the protein MLAVVEGFSVVWLIILVGWFVGRRNVLGDNAAQVLSRLSFFVASPALLLETLSQADLKQVFSEPLLVAAASAVFTGMLFLLISRFWLKRSLSEALVSAMSSSIVNAANLGIPIAAYVLGDAALIAPVLIFQLAFYTPCYLLVLDATTSGHRATPGRVFLQIFRNPMILGTLVGLLLAATGWKLPSLVAEPVQLIGGAAIPAILIAFGMSLGSSRPLAAADGRRTDTLLSTGFKLVLHPAVAFALGHWVLGMSGAALFAVVVAAALPSAQNVYVVAQRYLVGLTIAKDTVLATTVLAIPAMFAVAVLLG; encoded by the coding sequence GTGCTAGCCGTCGTCGAGGGGTTTTCGGTCGTTTGGCTCATCATCCTGGTGGGCTGGTTTGTCGGCCGGCGCAACGTGTTGGGCGACAATGCAGCCCAGGTCCTGAGCCGGCTTTCCTTCTTTGTGGCGAGCCCGGCCCTGCTGCTCGAGACACTGTCCCAGGCGGATCTCAAGCAGGTCTTCTCCGAACCGCTGCTCGTGGCCGCAGCCAGCGCAGTGTTCACCGGCATGCTCTTCCTGCTCATATCCAGGTTTTGGCTCAAACGATCCCTCAGCGAGGCCCTCGTCTCGGCGATGTCCTCCTCCATTGTCAACGCGGCCAACCTGGGCATCCCGATCGCGGCCTACGTGTTGGGCGATGCGGCACTCATCGCGCCGGTGCTGATCTTCCAGCTCGCGTTCTACACGCCGTGCTATCTGCTGGTGCTGGACGCCACCACCAGCGGACACCGGGCAACGCCGGGTCGGGTCTTCCTGCAGATCTTCCGCAATCCGATGATCCTCGGCACGCTTGTCGGGTTGTTGCTGGCCGCCACGGGCTGGAAGCTGCCTTCCCTGGTGGCCGAGCCCGTGCAGCTGATAGGCGGCGCCGCCATACCTGCCATCCTCATCGCGTTTGGCATGTCCCTGGGCAGCAGCAGGCCATTGGCGGCCGCCGACGGCCGGCGCACGGACACACTTCTGTCCACCGGCTTCAAGCTGGTGCTGCACCCGGCGGTGGCATTCGCGCTGGGACACTGGGTGCTGGGCATGTCCGGGGCCGCCCTTTTTGCCGTGGTGGTGGCTGCGGCCCTGCCCTCGGCCCAAAACGTGTACGTGGTCGCGCAGCGGTACCTCGTGGGACTGACCATCGCCAAGGACACCGTCCTGGCAACGACCGTCCTGGCGATACCGGCGATGTTTGCCGTGGCCGTGCTTTTGGGCTGA
- a CDS encoding helicase HerA-like domain-containing protein, with amino-acid sequence MATKSAAETVATFQAGYTFSGSSIALGAALVDGQVHPEAQVSLPLAMLNRHGLVAGATGTGKTVTLHMMAEQLSTAGVPVFMADIKGDLTGLATAAPGSDKLTARTQAIGQQWESKAFPVEFLALGGAGNGVPVRATVTSFGPILLSRVLGLNETQESSLQLVFHYADTKGLELYDLKDLRAVIQFLTSDEGKADLAELGGLSKATAGVILRNLITLDAQGMGGFFGMPEFDTAELLRTAPDGRGVITCLELPSVQDKPLLFSTFLMWLLADLFRDLPEVGDADKPKLVFFFDEAHLLFTGASKAFLNAITQTVRLIRSKGVGIFFVTQTPKDVPGDVLAQLANRIQHALRAFTPDDAKALKATVSTFPVSSYDLEEVLTSAGIGEAVVTVMNENGAPTPVALTRMRAPGSVMGPSPDGTVKAVVGASALLPTYGTAVDPVSAYEKLESRAASPATGPAVGAPLPPPPPATLSAPRNDGGGMGAEVLDALGGALGGGVKSMIRSMGSQLGRNLMRDMFGTAPRRRRR; translated from the coding sequence ATGGCTACCAAATCCGCGGCAGAGACCGTCGCGACCTTTCAGGCAGGCTACACGTTCAGTGGTTCGTCCATCGCGCTGGGTGCGGCGCTCGTGGACGGGCAGGTCCACCCCGAAGCCCAGGTCAGCCTGCCACTGGCCATGCTGAACCGGCACGGCCTGGTGGCTGGCGCCACGGGCACGGGCAAGACGGTCACGTTGCACATGATGGCAGAGCAGCTTTCCACGGCCGGCGTCCCCGTGTTCATGGCGGACATCAAGGGTGACCTGACCGGCCTAGCCACCGCGGCCCCAGGCAGCGACAAGCTGACGGCGCGCACGCAGGCCATCGGCCAGCAGTGGGAGTCGAAGGCGTTTCCGGTGGAGTTCCTGGCCCTGGGCGGTGCCGGCAACGGCGTGCCGGTCCGGGCCACCGTCACCAGCTTCGGCCCCATTCTGCTTTCCCGCGTCCTGGGCCTGAACGAAACGCAGGAATCCAGCCTCCAGCTCGTCTTCCACTACGCGGATACCAAAGGCCTGGAGCTCTACGACCTGAAGGACCTGCGCGCCGTCATCCAGTTCCTCACCTCCGACGAGGGCAAGGCGGACCTGGCGGAGCTGGGAGGGCTGTCCAAGGCGACGGCCGGCGTCATCCTGCGCAACCTCATCACCCTGGACGCCCAGGGCATGGGCGGGTTCTTCGGCATGCCGGAATTCGATACCGCCGAACTGCTGCGCACAGCCCCGGACGGCCGCGGCGTCATCACCTGCCTGGAACTGCCCAGCGTGCAGGACAAGCCGCTGCTGTTCTCCACTTTCCTCATGTGGCTGCTCGCCGACCTGTTCCGCGACCTCCCCGAGGTGGGCGACGCCGACAAGCCCAAGCTGGTGTTCTTCTTCGACGAGGCCCACCTTCTGTTCACCGGTGCCAGCAAGGCCTTCCTGAACGCCATCACCCAAACCGTGCGCTTGATCCGCTCTAAGGGCGTGGGCATTTTCTTCGTTACCCAGACCCCCAAGGACGTCCCCGGCGACGTCCTTGCCCAGCTGGCCAACCGTATCCAGCACGCCCTGCGCGCCTTCACCCCGGACGACGCCAAGGCTCTCAAAGCCACGGTTTCCACGTTCCCTGTCAGCAGCTACGACCTCGAGGAAGTCCTCACCTCCGCCGGCATTGGCGAGGCCGTGGTCACGGTCATGAATGAAAACGGCGCCCCGACCCCGGTGGCCCTGACCCGCATGCGCGCGCCCGGCTCCGTCATGGGTCCCAGCCCGGACGGCACCGTCAAGGCCGTCGTCGGCGCCTCCGCCCTGCTGCCCACCTATGGAACTGCCGTGGACCCCGTCTCCGCGTATGAGAAATTGGAATCCCGGGCTGCGTCCCCCGCGACGGGCCCCGCCGTGGGCGCCCCTCTCCCGCCACCGCCCCCCGCCACGCTTTCTGCGCCCAGGAACGACGGCGGCGGCATGGGTGCCGAGGTCCTGGACGCCTTGGGCGGCGCCCTCGGAGGCGGCGTGAAAAGCATGATCCGATCGATGGGATCGCAACTGGGCCGCAACCTCATGCGCGACATGTTCGGCACTGCACCGCGCCGGAGACGGCGGTAA